The Geotalea uraniireducens Rf4 genome window below encodes:
- the dnaA gene encoding chromosomal replication initiator protein DnaA, with product MEKVWLEAQSNIKKVLTPQTYNTWIKPIRFHTLTDDNLTLEVPSKFIKEWVTEKYLPMIVEAISSLTSVKYQIEFKITEKIPLESKPVDNFTPVIKDNEPSKETNKNIDITANLNPKYTFDSFVCGASNQFAHAASQAVASNPASNYNPLFIYGGVGLGKTHLLIAIGNHIKENNKKAKICYYSSEKFMNEMINCLRYKKMDEFRNKFRKMDILLIDDIQFMAGKEATQEEFFHTFNALYESHKQIVVTSDKFPKDIPGLEERLRSRFEWGLIADIQPPDIETKIAILKKKSDLNSITLPNDVALFLASSATSNVRELEGMLIRLGAYASLTGSEITLNMARDILKDIIVEKTKDITVEMIQKHVAEHFKIKVSELKSDKRLKTFVVPRQIAIFICRELTKSSYPEIGEKFGGKDHSTIIHSVKKIEKQMANDLEIKNIVENLKKELIT from the coding sequence ATGGAAAAGGTTTGGCTTGAAGCCCAATCAAATATAAAAAAGGTTCTAACACCACAAACCTACAACACCTGGATAAAACCGATCCGATTTCATACGCTGACGGATGATAATCTCACACTTGAAGTTCCAAGTAAATTCATTAAAGAATGGGTTACCGAAAAATATCTCCCCATGATCGTAGAAGCGATTTCGTCGCTTACAAGTGTTAAATACCAGATAGAATTTAAAATTACAGAAAAAATTCCACTGGAAAGCAAGCCGGTCGATAACTTTACACCGGTCATAAAAGACAATGAGCCATCAAAAGAAACTAACAAAAATATTGACATTACCGCAAATTTAAATCCCAAATATACCTTTGATTCGTTTGTATGCGGCGCAAGCAACCAGTTTGCTCATGCAGCGTCTCAGGCTGTTGCCAGTAACCCCGCAAGTAATTACAACCCTCTCTTCATATACGGCGGGGTCGGGCTCGGCAAGACCCATCTTCTTATTGCAATCGGCAATCACATCAAGGAAAATAACAAAAAGGCCAAAATCTGTTACTACTCATCTGAAAAATTCATGAACGAGATGATCAACTGTCTCCGTTACAAGAAAATGGATGAATTTCGTAACAAGTTCAGGAAGATGGACATCCTCCTCATAGACGACATCCAGTTCATGGCCGGCAAAGAAGCAACCCAGGAAGAGTTTTTTCATACTTTCAATGCCCTCTATGAATCACACAAACAAATTGTCGTGACATCCGATAAATTTCCAAAGGATATTCCGGGATTGGAAGAAAGGCTCCGATCACGTTTTGAATGGGGACTGATCGCGGATATCCAACCACCCGACATTGAAACCAAAATTGCCATTTTAAAGAAAAAGTCTGACCTTAATTCCATTACCCTGCCCAATGACGTGGCTCTCTTTCTGGCGTCAAGTGCCACGAGTAATGTAAGGGAACTGGAAGGCATGTTGATCAGACTGGGGGCATATGCCAGTCTCACTGGCAGCGAAATTACGCTCAATATGGCCCGCGACATCCTGAAAGATATTATCGTTGAAAAAACTAAAGACATTACAGTGGAAATGATTCAAAAACACGTGGCAGAACACTTTAAGATCAAAGTTTCCGAACTCAAATCGGACAAAAGATTAAAGACATTCGTTGTACCACGTCAAATTGCCATATTTATCTGTCGAGAGCTGACAAAATCTTCATATCCGGAAATAGGCGAGAAATTCGGCGGTAAAGATCACTCAACCATCATTCATTCGGTGAAGAAAATTGAAAAGCAGATGGCTAACGACCTCGAGATAAAAAACATTGTGGAAAACCTGAAAAAAGAATTGATAACTTAA